The Gossypium hirsutum isolate 1008001.06 chromosome D07, Gossypium_hirsutum_v2.1, whole genome shotgun sequence genome includes the window ACAATTGCatttaaaatagaaataagaCAAAACAATTCAAAACTAGGATAAAAGATAATAACAACTTTATTTGAATATTTCAAATCCTAAGATTACATTATCAGTGAGTGCTGGGGAAACTGCCACCATGAACTGGTCTAATATGGCTCCTATTCATCTCTATTTGTGGTAATGTCTCCAAAGTGAGTCATGTTTCTTCATACTCATCGGATCAATtgttgataataaaaatataggttagaagaaaacaaaaataatggaGGAACGGTGCTTCACCCTATATCAATAGAAGGTCATAAGGTGAGAATTAGGGGTGAGAAAAACAcgatttgactcgaaaaaatttcaaatttcgagttaaacgaatcgagttattcgaatcaactagaatttcttttttcaaattttgagttcgaattgagttgagttttcgaattcgaataactcgaataattcaaataaacttaataccaaactataatattttacatttttatcccaAACCCCTAAACATTTTTACTTTCCCTCCAAAACCTTTACACCCTCCCACtttccccctaaaacttttaccCCTCCCCCCAGTCTACCTTTACCCTATTTTCcccctatttttttttgaatattttccccTTAAAGTTTTACTCCCTCAAAcctttaaaactttttattttcctcctaaacttttacttctcactctCTACCTCaaatcaaaaatcaaacaaaaaaaatccttaaaccaataatttaatttatatctactatttatattattaaattaaatttcacattttgtactatttatattattgaattatttaatcatattaaatatttataattttttgttaaaattgaattattgatgatgtcataaaatatttttattaaaattttatgttggtatcaatttcacatttgatctttaagataaaatttatttaaaattcatattttttacatttaatatattgttttaatttcaaaatatatagtgACAAGAATGAGAAGATAATCgaagcaactaagcaagcaaagaagctaacccgtaaatgaaatattaataaataaattatgaggggatgaaagttaataacaaatttgattacggtgggtgatagtggttacaaggacctaaagttatttttttaatttaattcgaataaatatattcgattcgattcgaatttcatctcactcgactcaattcgaaaaaaatttaaatcaaattgaaatgataaaatattatttatcaactcgaaatttttttatttgattcgatCGAACATTCATCCTTAATACCTAATGATAATAGAAAGAGATAGCCGATGGATTGTGGTAAAGAGTGGGGAATTAGATGGAGAGAGAGATCCTCTGCTAAAGAATTGGAGATGCATCCACAAGGTTAACCTCTTCATGCCACGTGTTGTTCTTTAATAGGTAGACTTGACATTCAGTAGTTTATTGTTAAATCAATAATATGATTTGATGTGAGGAGAGAATTGGCGAATGTGACTATAGCGGAGCATGTTTAATAGAATAAGGTGACTAAATATGTATAAAAGTACTTTatttttgatttgaataaataaaatcttttatatttgattttgatttataaGTTTAAAAGTTGAAACTATATTAAACTGGCctgtttataaaaattaattctaaatctataaattaacttgaaataatttaaaaagtaataagaaaatattatgcaaattgatacttttaattcattttcgtTTTGATCCAATTATCGAATTTGATAAGTGAAACCCAAAACGGATAAAAAAGAACTAATCTTGAATTCTCAAAGTTAGattcaaattatgtaaaatttagaattaaataattaaaatgaaaataaaagaattgaaaaattaaacaacaaattaaaaattagagGAAGATGGATCTTgatgttcattttcttttttgatttcaaCAAAAGAATCTTTGAATTATAGTCAACTCCCTTAAGTAGAATTTTAataaattgaagtatgaatggaATATATTtcgttttttgaaaaatagatgcAAGATAGGTGAAGCATATTCTTTCTTTTGGGTAAAAAAATATGAAGCAATTATGGTAATTGTTTGTCCCGTTCCGTCCCACCTTATTccattatataaaattatcattttatctttgtatatataaactattaaaagataaaaatataataatgtaaCATAAAAAgtcatattttttatgtttaaatactttttttgaagaatcatgtttaaatgtttacttgatttaaaaaaaaattgaaaatattaaagataacaaaaataaaattgaaatagagCGAATGAGGTGGGATGGATGCATCCAACATTTTTTAAAGCAATAGTAATTTTCAATATTATACATCCATAGTGGAGCAGGGTGTGCCAATTGTGAAACAATGATAGAATTAGCAATATTCACCtctgataagtgctaaaagtaacatattttagtctcattcttaatgcgtttttgggtgattattcgatgctGATAGTGAATTTtctgctcctaatcttttaaattcatgtttttatacttaggagagcatttaggAGCCAAAAGAGCGAAAAACAAGTGAAAAAAATCGGAGCAAGTTACAAGAGCCACATGGGTTGACCATttccacatgaccgtgtgagccactcaagctgccacacggccatgtggaagGTTGTGTTGATTACATGGATTTGCATCCTAAACAgcaaaaaaatacaatttttaggtttttcgaacattctaagatgtatatatgacaaaaataagaagataggagagaGCTGTCAtagaaaattcaataaaaaaactcgaaaaatatcattgaagttgattctgaagtagatttctgtcaagattgaagattcccagttgatttctcaGGAGATTataatgagtttctttatttctttctgtTATACTGTCTCTTGgaagtttttattttcaagcatggactaattttctaaatatataagggagatgaaccctatgatgaattctatcgtttgatttttgttttacacaataaatacttagatcttgttctcaattatgtgtgcttaattcttggtttgatatttctagactattgatTCATGTTTGATGTGCCTAAATCATAAGAGGAATAGactttgtttaagagtagatctagcgtaattgagtggagttacatacaatcctagaaataggacgatataaatctactggattagagtcaaatcttaTAGGGAATCCATAGAccaagttaatgcgataataggggttttaattagaaggaaatttcaattaatcaacctagagtcagctGCTCTTACTCtagaaagagatattagcataattcagggatttttacggatcaagatgctaagtgaagaaattgcgtaatttagattaaTAGTGACAAATGAAGTCTAAGTGAATTCTCTTCTGGGTATTGTTTTGCTTTTTGGTTGTTATTCAATTATTCTCCTAAATTGTTCTTTGTCGCGTTCGTTAgcaattaattcagttaattttagttttcaatcAATCATTCGAATTTATCGatcaaataatagaaagacaataattactagtatttttacTCTTcgtgaaaataatatatttactcactataattatactattaatttaagatttttagttagtttccCCGACAACAGCGTCAACCTCTAACCCGTTCCATTCCATCCCTAAATATAAAGAAGTAAACATCACATCCTTAAATGTTTGAGTTACTTAAAGTCAATTATAAACAagtatatttaaattcaattattagtcgCTTTTTAAAACATTCCCCAATATCCTAAACAGTAAATGCAATTTATTTTCATCGGATGCTTAATGAATATCAAATAAGTAGTATTCTTTGTCCGAGTAGAAAGCAAGCAAAAACAAAAGGTGAAAACCCTCCAATTTTCCCCATGCCCAAGCAAGCATATATTCTACCAAGCTAAAAGAAATAATTAGAATCTGGTTACAGCATTGATTGCCTTTGAATCTTCTTTAGTTTCCCTATGTTAACGGTTCCCCTTTCTGCCCCCACCTTGTTTCACTCCTTTTTCCTCCTCCCTGTCCACCAGATGTCCTTTGCCACTCTTCTTCTTATATATTTATTCAACCTGGATCATCCCCCAACCCTTGCTCATCTCTGTTacaaccctagccatggagtcaaGGCCCCACTGTTTAAGCTTTCTCTATGCAGTCCTAATCATTTCAGCCTCCATTCTCTTCACTCACTCTGGTATGTAAATTCCTTTGTTTTCCCATTCTATTCATTTTCAATTGATGGATTGAATGAATGTACTTCGTATGATTTGTTGTTTCTTTTGTGTGCAAATTCTGTAAAGATGCCAGACTCATGGTTCATATATGGAAGAAGGACCAAGGCTCAAACCTCCATGAAAAGCTAAAAACAACGGATCGTATCGGCTTCGATGGTGATCCATATACCCTTGACTCACCTTTCTACCTACCACATTCTGACTCATTATCACCACTACTTCCTCAGCCTGACCACTCTCCTCCATTTACCCCACAATCGCCTTCCAACCCTCTGCCACCTCCGGCGAGTTACGGCCTACCAACACCTCCACCACCGAGTAACATCATCCACAGCCCACCAACACCTCCACCACCGAGTAACATCATCCATAGTCCGCCAGCAAATCCACCGGAAGCAGCTTCTCCCGAGCATGGGTTCAATCCACCTAGCATTTTCTCAAGTCCACCTCAACATCAACCTAACCCACCAAAAAATGTGTCAACGCCCCCTAAGCAAGTTCCAGGCCAACCCATTCCTGAACCGCCGGTGCTGAACCCACCACCTCGTTCTACTCCACACAAAGGGTCACGATCTGGTACTTGGTGTGTGGCTAAGCCAACAGTGCCTGATTCATTGATCCAAGCAGCCATGGATTATGCATGCGGGTCTGGTGCAGATTGCAAGTCGATTCAACCCAACCAGGCTTGCTTCCAACCCAACACGATGATCTCTCACGCATCGTATGCTTTCAACAGCTACTGGCAAAACAAAAAGGGAAGCGGTGGCACTTGTGATTTCGGAGGAACTGCCATGCTTGTTACAGTTGATCCTAGTAAGTTTCTGAATCTGAACTTCCCCAATATGcgaaaaaaaataaactaatgaATTTCTCATTTTTAGTAACAATTTTTTTTGCAATGAAAAATGACAGGTTTCGGTAAATGTCAGTTCAGCAACAACTGATCGTCCATGAGCACACAAAAGAGCCATTTGGAAGACCAATTATTCAAAGTTTGAACGAGCAGTTTGCCTTACATATAGCAATTTAATTCAGCTATTGAGCAGCCTATTTAGCTGGTAATTATTAGCTTGTTTCATTCTATGAAGCTGATAGGGTCTAAAGAATACTGCCTTTATATTAGTTTATGGTTTTATGGTATCATAATGTATATAAGAAAAAAGGCTTATCGTAATGTCTTATGTTTTGTTCCCAAAGACAAAAATAATTGCATAAACAAAAACTTGcgaattttttatttcaaaaaaaaaattgcagaTTTTTGAGACAAAATATTGTGAAATAGATTTATTCCCAAACTTTCTTTGGTTGGGAAGCCAGAAATGAACAAGATATTATTGCTTGGTCAATATTATCTTTGTAATATGGATTACCTCATTAATTGttaaagaaatttcatatttcctaaattaaattagtaaaataactcatttattaaggttttaaaaaaaccatttaaaaaattAGGAACAGGGGAAGGATAAAAGATTATTCCATTGTCACTAAATCAAAATAAACCAATTTTTAATGGAAAAAATAAGCACAGTTTAATGTTTAAAACCATTATTCATGTTCGAAGTTTCTGACGATCGCTTGCAATGAACTAAATCTGTACTTTAACTGAAACCAATTTAACCAcaattatgaataaatttttgCGCTTACTATTCATAAtaccaaaaataagaaaaaattgagaataatataaacagaaaaagagttatcatgtaaatatatctatattatttaattattaatttatcctAATTCACCAGCAAACACGTGCTTTAATGGGTTCTCTTAAGAGGAGGGGAAAGGAAAGGAGGGAAAATGAATAGAACCACTATTGGTTTAAGTATGCCAGATCAAAATGAACACTTATAAATCAGAGACTTTGTACTACTTGGAAGTTTAAATTCTGCTTAGTTCCAATAGCTAACCAGATTGTATTAACATCTTTGCTTGTACACATTAACAGATCTCATCTCTAGAAAACTCCTTAATGTAAACACAGATGTCAACAGATTCAAAATATTATTAGCAATTTTTAGCATCTAGACAATGTGTATTATAGGAAGAAGTATTGGATCACATTCACATGGTTTACAATAAGAGTCCCCCTATCACCTTAATGCTATAGAACCACCAAGATAACTACAACTTCTGCCACAGGAAAAAGACCCCCTTATAGAAGAAGAGATAGGACAGAGAATTGGGGGCCAGGGGGGAGGAACTGAAAATATGAGAATGAAAAGGAAACTTCAAAATTATACAAAGAAACACAACCAGTAAGTATCAGACATACCTTGGCGTTGATGCATAAGGATCAGATCCATTCCTTAGGATTCATGCAGGCATCTAACAATTTCCACTCTTCACTTCCCTCTTCTGGTTTCTGCGTGTCAAGCAAGAAATAGGCCTCTCACAATCAGTTATAGCTTCTTGGTAATATATCACCGCAAACATTTTCACGGAATGTGTAGCAAAGTTTACTTGGACGGGAAGATGGAAATAGGTAAGGAAAGCTTACATGATCATATTCCCATCGTGCAGTTAAAGGAAGAGACATAAGAATACTTTCAATTCGACCTCCTGTCTTCAGTCCAAATGTTGTACCTCGATCTTAGACCTTTCATTAACAAATCAAAATTATAAGGATCTGGTTTGGAGAAATCTTAGATGTGAATCTCCCTAGTTTAGTTATAGCTCAATCCAATACCAAGTTGAATTCTACATAGCGGCCCCTCCGAAGCTGTTGCCATGCCTTGTGGCTCTCATTAAATGGTGTATCCTTCCTTTTTTCTAGGATGGGTATGTATGCTGGAACCACGGAATCTGCACATTCTGCAGATCAAATAGAAAAATGATACAGAGAAAAACAGCAAATCCCCTGGAATAGCTAACACCCAACAGTTAATCTCAGTCATGAGGAATTACCAGTGGCAAATGAAAGAAGC containing:
- the LOC107954869 gene encoding neural Wiskott-Aldrich syndrome protein, whose protein sequence is MESRPHCLSFLYAVLIISASILFTHSDARLMVHIWKKDQGSNLHEKLKTTDRIGFDGDPYTLDSPFYLPHSDSLSPLLPQPDHSPPFTPQSPSNPLPPPASYGLPTPPPPSNIIHSPPTPPPPSNIIHSPPANPPEAASPEHGFNPPSIFSSPPQHQPNPPKNVSTPPKQVPGQPIPEPPVLNPPPRSTPHKGSRSGTWCVAKPTVPDSLIQAAMDYACGSGADCKSIQPNQACFQPNTMISHASYAFNSYWQNKKGSGGTCDFGGTAMLVTVDPSFGKCQFSNN